The genomic window tttcaatttaattttttataattttgacaACCGccttaaattttcttattcccACATTACTTTAGGTCCACGCGAATGAACGCTGATGATTTGGGTTTGATGTGGAGGTATTTTTTCTCACTTCGATTTCGTTGTTTACAGAGGGTTTCTTCAACTGGTACGATGAACAAGTTTCTATGGATCCGCGATCGTCTGTCCGTGGTAAGAAGAGTTAGAATCATAGATtatctagatttttttaaaattttaatgttgttATTGTAAAACAATCTCTACAACTAGCTTGGAGAAAAATCTTATTGTCTAATAATTTGTTCCACTTAGAACACCTTCTCGGCATTGTCCATAACACAACAATTTAGATTCGCATTAGAAGCAAACTTggtttattgaaaaaaattaacttgCCTTTATAGTTGATGAGGTTCAGGCGTAGgttattattttaatcaaattgtttttatatcaCTAAAACATGATTTTCACTATATTCGaacaaattagtttttaaattaagacatattttacatatatgcAATTGACAATAAAATTAACGTCAACTCTAACAATCGAACATTGTACAAATTATGGTCACTTATGATTTCTTTTAGATAGAGAGATTTGTTCCCGAACCTCTCGATCTTCTTTTTTAGCcctttttgatttctttgtcaacaacaaaagttttttggttttggggaTCTTGAGTCGGTCGGTTCGACTCAGTTCAATTTGAATCTAcgttttagtttggttttgtaataTTCGGTATAATTTATaccaaaaaatgtaaatgtatattatctatatttaattaacaaaatttatactGAAATTTGATTCCATGTATTTAATAATTCATTGAGTTTCAATTTACGGGTATTTGAGATAATAACATATCTATTGTCGTAGGTTTTTTATAGCTTATTCTCCTATTGTGATAAGGTTTGTACTTTCGATGTGAGATTTTTAACACAATTAACTTAAACACTCCTCTCATTGACATTCATATGCATTTGATTGTGATGTATTGTAAgaatcatattctttttttttgtgagaaTCATATTCCGTTGTCTCTAAATGAGTGTTTTAGAAAACCGAAGACACTAAATATCTCGGATTAATGAAactttatttcttatttattgcGATGGGTTATATATAGTGATGCTCTCTTGAAATGTCCTGGTCATATAAATTTGATAGGACCGGGTTCTCGTTTGTTTTGGCTCAGTCACGAAATAAAAGTGTTGTTTGGATATTATTGATTCTTGATTGTAGGGCAAAATGTACGAGTGCTCGTTAGGGATACTCGAGTTGATGTAACTTGTAACGAACGTACAGACCTTTAAATCGGAGGGTGACTCAATTGACAAAGTGGTAACGAAAGGAAAAAGTGACCAATGAAACATTATTCATGTGAAATGGGCCAAAGCTGCTTCATTTGACCCTTTTCTTGTGATGTTTGCTTTGACTTTATTCAACCCTTTCCGTGATACATGTAATATGTATCATCAAAATCGTCGTCGTTAAGGAAGACTAAATCAAAATGGAACCTATTTTTAGGAAAATGTTTTTACATAATTCTTGTAGTGAATGAGTTACTTTACACTCCTTTGCTGGtggttatatatgtatttttaaacataTCATAATAAACagtggaaacaaaaaacaaaaaaaagttcactacaataattcaatttataCTTAAAGGCAGACacacttatttttaaaagtaaaaataaaatatggtcgttgttttgctttgaaaaatataaagtagTCGAGATTGGAGCGTCAGCTGCCAACCATCCAGCATTTGCTACTACATCTCTATTCATTTCATTcaagaaatttgtttctttaacataattaaattctaaaaaaGCGAAAAATAAGGTCCCAATATTAATATTGTATTAACACGCTTTACAATATAGTCCTTATTTGacttttaaatgaaaaaaatataacgtGATGATTCAGATTGATCAATGctattattgatatataaacTTTGTTAGCTCATATCCAAATTACTTCCAAACCTTCTCACTCtctattttctcaaaatggaAGCTGAGAATTTGAtgaatctttctcttctccaacGCAGAAACGGCGCCGTTTCACAAACCCTAGATTTAGAGCTCGTGTCCGTCAACAAATCCTCCGAGGATCCTCTTCCATGTTACACTTCCCTCAAAGACATCCTCccttcctcctccaccaccgtcGATTCCCCCGCCATATCCTTTGCTGTCGCCTCCGCTGTATCAGGTCCCACCATCACGATCCGCAATCGCCTTGTAAAGCAAGCTGCTTGCTCCTACCTTCAGCCTTCTACTCCAACTCCTTCCTCCAACCCTTCATTCCTCCGCCGtgtctcctcctccttcatcCGCCTCGTCTCCGCCTTCTTTGATGCTCTCCTCCGCATCTTCCCATCTCCTCAGAAAATCTTTAGGGCTTAGTAAATGACACAGAACAAAGAGAATTGAGAAACGATTCTCAAacaatctctgttttttttcatgattcatcagtatttttattttatttataacaaatCGTGAAGGTATTTGAGGTTCACGTTTTACATAATACGCCTCAGCTTGAGCCCTGAAAGTGGCGCTAGACTCCATGATCAATGTTGTTTAGTTGATTACGCTGTTATACCTTCGCTGGTTTACGTTTGATTATTCTAGGGGCTTGTTTATGATGTCAAGACTCAAGACTTGTTCAAAGTGTACCAAAACTTTGGTTCAATACATGAGACTACAATGCATTTATGTTCCGTGGGCTTGCAAAATGGCTTGAATAAGCTAGAAAAACCCActaacaaatatttgtatagtatccttttcttttttttttctcttttattattgAATGCTCTTCTTGTTCGAATAGTCCAGAATATGGACGTTTGAATAAAGGCCGTATATAGGCCCGTAGCACTTTTAAGTTCTAACCATGTATTCAATACTATCTTTAAGAAATTCAGAAAAAGTGTATGTTCTGAAATTAAGAttgtaaaataagaaaaaaaagattgtaaaaTAAGCATGATTaagatgtatatatgtaactcATTTATTACGGATGTTTCTTCATGTGAAGTAACTCTAAACCATTAAGACTTCTAGACTCTAGTGACCGATTTTGTTAATCAACATATTTGGTTATAGGCGCCATCTCCATTTTTTAACCATCCTTCCATGTTCCATCTGATAAACTACTAAAATTACACATTTATCAATTAACtcaaataacaaacaaacaaaattgatagCTTTGTTATAAGCACTATTTTGTTTCAACTGTATGTCTGTATCATCATCtgaatacattttttatatataaaaaaaaagaccattTGAATTCATTCGAATTCAGATTGTCAAAATTATGTGGTTGAAATCAAAGTATGCATGGTCTAATAGCATCTGcaataaaaatattccaagcaaggaacaaaaaaaaactagtgtATATGCACTAAtaccttttatatatatatatatatttggtctTTGATCacccaaaaatccaaaataaaaaatctagaCTTTCTAATACACATTCATtgtgaaatttataaatttatgacCCACATGCATACATTTATACATATTCATGCAAACTTTCTATatctctgtatatatatatatatcaacccTCCCTCCATAATCTCTATacctcttctctctcctcctTAGTCTTTAGCAGATACAGAGTCAGAACAATGGCGActaaaagcaagaagaagatcctGAAGACTGTATCTGTTGTCGACATCAGCTGCGGCAACTGTATAAAACCAACTTTCGCCtctattttcaactttttctccaaaaagCCTAAACGTCCCTCGTCTACTTACCGTCACTGCCACTCCTCCATCTCCTCCGCCACACCCTCCTCCACGCCTTTGGCCACCGCATCCGTCGCCGTGGAGAAAGATTCTGACGATCCGTACCTAGATTTCCGGCAGTCTATGCTTCAAATGATACTAGAGAACCAGATTTACTCGAAAGATGAACTTAGAGAGCTTCTTCAATGTTTCCTCAGCCTCAATTCTCACTATCATCACGGCATCATCGTCCGTGCCTTCTCGGAAATATGGGAAGACGTTTCCTCCGCCGCTGCTTCCGCCGTCGAAGCGTCCCCTCTCATCACCCGTCATGTGTCACGTGCGTCACGTGATTACTATAACTATTACTAGCTAGGCTATATaatcaatgaaaataaaaatagctATCTATCTcgtatttatgtttttgttaggGAAGTAACGTTACCGTGATCCTAATAACACTTTTTAATTAGGAATATGCCACGTCATCAGTATAATGACACGTGGAATAAAAGTGATAATGCTCTTACTTTATTTATCCTTAGCTTTGGTTCTTTTATCTTTAGCTTTGGTATCTTCATTATTCGTCTTGATACCGTAGCAATGATGGTAAGATAGATGCTAATGTATTATAACTCTGTGTATGTGGATTGTGGTTTGTGGACCTATATTAATCTTCAGGTATTGTAATTAAGTAacatctttatttgtttttgttgcgTAGTTATAATCAGCCAAAAAACGAATTGGGATAGATGACATATTTCAAAGGTTTTCGTCACTCGTGACTCTCTCTGGTAGTGACGTGAATGTTCCCAACTACacgttaaattttatttattttaagttacAGTACGATGTCTGTAAATtttctgatctttaattaaaatatataatcttttgtACAACAAATTTAGATCCTTaacaaaaaatgacaaaaataaacaaaattagatcTGCGTCGACAGAAACAAGATCAACGCTGTTAATGTAGAAAATAGTATACGACATGAGAGATTAGAGACTTGTAGGTCCACACTAGTTTTATTCGAACAGTATATGAATTCACTTGCATGCGAAATTAGTTTTGTCATAACTGAATATAACTAgaaatttttgacaaaaatgaaaaacaagaaagtatAAATTAATGTtaggaaaataagaaaagatgATACAATATAAGTATTTATATAGACCATGGATTACGATTCTTgtttaaaatcaaatgagtaAGTGTACGGTGACAATAATAACCTGTCCAAGTacgtaattatatatatgccAGAGCTCTTGAGTGTGGAGTGGACAATGAAGCACGTCGAAAGCTTGTGGCTTTGGGCGATGATAATATGCATCATGCATGTGCATGAGAGAACACATATTTAAGCTTCGCAATAATTATtagaaagagaagataatAATACTGATAATTGATAATCATTACATTACTACACGagtatttaattatttgtcaACTACGACGAATTTTTTGGCACACACATGTACACATatcgtatatatatgtataaaaattgtattacATGTTATGGTATGATGCTAGTATCCGActtgttataaatttttgtaatcaTGAAGTTTTGTCAAGTTGGGCACTAAGGTCCAACGGACATTTTTATGACATCAAGTGTGAACTTTTGTCAATGTGGATTGTCAAAAAGAACCAACATTTTCCCCCAAAATTTACCTATGTCCCCATTGATTTAGTGAGTTTTTACACCCATCACTACAAAAGGTTTGACGAACTGTTAGAAAATGTAATCGTTACGATTAAGAAGACGAGCGATGTTGGAAAGTTCATCCAAATTCACAACatgttttttcaacaaaacaaaaaaaaactaaatccGTGAAGGAATTCTAAAGCttcttaaacttttttaaaaagtaggAAGTGTTTGGGCTAACAATAGACTGTTATGTACTCCATATATACAGTTTTACTGATGagcataattttttttttttttttataatctgttttttgatattttcatttttaaacagtttgaaacttttaaagGACATTGATTCAATTAGAGGTAGggactattttttttttttgtagggaCTATTTTTTTGTAGGGTTGGGATCCTGGAATGCTAGTTTCCAGGGTTTGAATGTTTGAACAGTTTCGGATATCtgaacaaatcttttaaagtttGAGCGTTAAAATAATATCAGCCAAATACATATGGGCGGCGATATGTCGTCATAACTTCTCATTAAATGGAAAATGTTAAGTTATGTGTtacatttttacatttaaatttgtaagattATGATCTCCATATCAATGCCTTATTCCGATGCCTTAGATGTTCCGGAGCTCCATTTTAGTGTCTCTAAGTTGGAATTTCTAAAATTTGCGGAAATAATATCACGCAAAACTCCTATAtgttactttatatatatctcaatgtatatacatacatttttttatgtatataaatagtaTGAATATACATACTTTAGTGACTATTTACCTTAGTTTGTTGATTTACATTTcgggatttttgttttttatcacTCATTCATGTTCttagaaaatccaaattacGAACATTATTATTACAAACTCGATCGAGAAAAATTAGCAAATGCCATCAACACCTGAtgctactatatatatgatcatatgtatatatgtgtaatgtgtgtgttgtgttgtgttgtgttgtatatgtgatatatatgatcataaaGATAAACTTCATATTAATGGTGAACTGTATATAATCAATGGCTAGCTAGCTATAAATATAGAACCCAACTACCCAAATAAATACTACTATATCGTAATCAATAAATTCAACTAAATCTCAGATTAGACTTTACCAATACAAGAGAAATGAGTCATTAATTATGAGTTCACGAATTGTGACTGTTAACTGTTAAATGAGTCATTAATTATGAGTTGATCTTGCCTCGTCCAAAAAGTGTATGCAGGATTGGTAGTGACAGCACCATTCTCCATAATGGTCGATGATGGAGCATGAGTAGATCCATCGATGTAGCCGGCAAGGTTGTAGCCATTGAGTAAGGCTTGGACTTGGCGTCTCCACATAAGAAAGTTGTTGGACGTAAGTTTCGTGACATTGGCCATGTTGACATGGAGAAGAGTGGAGGACTCGGGAACAGCAACAGTGTCAGAAGCCATTGTGACACGaagagaaacgaaaaaaaaaaaaaaaaaaattaaggaagaagaaagaaacaaagaaaaagcggcttagtgtttaggtttaggtATAGATCGttagctctgataccatatagAATAGGAGGCTTGATTCTCATTAGAATGATAATTAcagtatatatagagaatacATTAGAGAGACTTAGGTATTAAACAAAGACTAATCTATCCTTTACTTATTTACTCTACAAGTACTAactaaaaacaacaaaagtaaaaatagcAATCTCAAATTGAGATTTTCGTGCTCCTCCATAATGGCGTCATCAGAGCTTCTTGAATTTTAACCTCTACACATTTACTCTTCCAATTTGAATGAGCTAGTTATATACTATTTTACGTGAGGGTTTCATACTAGCTCGGTCTCGAAAACGGGATGTGTAAAGTAGACTAAATGTAgatacaagaaagaaaaaaagctacGATGGACTAATTTGGTTTGGCTCTTGCTAACATTTACCCAATGAAAGAATTTGGTTTCACAGAGTTATGATAGGAATATGGTTTCACAGAGTTATGATAGGTCTACGTCGACCTATCAGGATTTTCAAGTGACTTAGTCTAGGGAGTAGTGAACTAGTTGGAGATAGTTAGATATCACTGAGGATCTATTGTTGGAGATACTAGTGAAATTACCAGTGAAACAGGTGACGAGGGCAATGCGCGTCTCACAACACTGGTATTCCGTAATCTCCTCCAGCTATTTTACCTATCGTTTCCTTGAATCACCAGCATCGTCGAAACGACCACGTTTGCTCATGTCTCTTGTGGACGAGGAAGACCAGAACAGGTATGATTTTCTTTCATCAACGTCCATTAATGA from Arabidopsis thaliana chromosome 3, partial sequence includes these protein-coding regions:
- a CDS encoding uncharacterized protein (unknown protein; BEST Arabidopsis thaliana protein match is: unknown protein (TAIR:AT5G06280.3); Has 24 Blast hits to 24 proteins in 7 species: Archae - 0; Bacteria - 0; Metazoa - 0; Fungi - 0; Plants - 24; Viruses - 0; Other Eukaryotes - 0 (source: NCBI BLink).) codes for the protein MEAENLMNLSLLQRRNGAVSQTLDLELVSVNKSSEDPLPCYTSLKDILPSSSTTVDSPAISFAVASAVSGPTITIRNRLVKQAACSYLQPSTPTPSSNPSFLRRVSSSFIRLVSAFFDALLRIFPSPQKIFRA
- the OFP6 gene encoding ovate family protein 6 (ovate family protein 6 (OFP6); CONTAINS InterPro DOMAIN/s: Protein of unknown function DUF623 (InterPro:IPR006458); BEST Arabidopsis thaliana protein match is: Ovate family protein (TAIR:AT2G36026.1); Has 453 Blast hits to 451 proteins in 20 species: Archae - 0; Bacteria - 0; Metazoa - 0; Fungi - 0; Plants - 453; Viruses - 0; Other Eukaryotes - 0 (source: NCBI BLink).) — its product is MATKSKKKILKTVSVVDISCGNCIKPTFASIFNFFSKKPKRPSSTYRHCHSSISSATPSSTPLATASVAVEKDSDDPYLDFRQSMLQMILENQIYSKDELRELLQCFLSLNSHYHHGIIVRAFSEIWEDVSSAAASAVEASPLITRHVSRASRDYYNYY